CGATTTAGGGACAGACGCGCAAAGTAAGTATGCCGCCCAACGGATTGCGTTAGCGGATTTTGGGCGGCTGTTGGGCTTTTCATTAGAGTGTTTGCTCGCCTTCTCCTGCTAAATGGAATCTTGCGCCGCCTCTCGTTCGTTTGGCATTCAAAATGAACAAGTTCCCACACCCAATTAGGATGTAAACTGCTTCCAATGGCCTTCAGAGACAACTTCGACGGTTCCGTTAACAACCTTTATGGCTGTCTGTTCGTCAATGGCATAGGACGGGATGCCAATATCGGCCGCCCACCGCTCTGCGTCAGCCAGGGTGTTCGTCGGGAAAGCGTCCAGGTGCGGGAAGATTGAGAAGTTGACGACTCCCAGGGTGCGGTCGTCCGGCGCGGACGGCCACTCGACAAAGTAAGCTCCGATCCGGGGCGTCATCACCATGCTTCCAGCACTCACTCCCACCCAAACCGTGTCGGGCAGCGAAGGCAGCAGATCGGCCAGCCCGGACTCCCGCATCCAGTGGCACAGGTACGTCGCGTCGCCGCCGTCAACCAGGAGCACGTCTGCCTCCTGGAGCCAGGGGATCCATCGCTCCATGCCGATGGTGGGCAGCGCGGTGAGTTCGAGGACACCGAGCGATGCCCAGCCTA
Above is a genomic segment from Candidatus Leptovillus gracilis containing:
- a CDS encoding Type 1 glutamine amidotransferase-like domain-containing protein; this encodes MKLLLTSGGITNSSIHDALVALLGKQIDECHALCIPTAQWGHPMCGPASVRGFIAAETEFRYLSGLGWASLGVLELTALPTIGMERWIPWLQEADVLLVDGGDATYLCHWMRESGLADLLPSLPDTVWVGVSAGSMVMTPRIGAYFVEWPSAPDDRTLGVVNFSIFPHLDAFPTNTLADAERWAADIGIPSYAIDEQTAIKVVNGTVEVVSEGHWKQFTS